aaaagcaggttATATTATGAAACCCTAACGTGTCCAACAGTCAAAAGGTTAAAAAGTCTGCAAGAAAGCTCtagttcattttttgtttttttttaaagttgcaCACTCAGTATAGGACTACtattcatcaaaataaaagcttttgCTTGACTGATAAGAGGCTCAGCAATGACCAAGCTTAACTCAAGAGCAGCAAGAGACAATACACTATTACATATGAAAtgttcagaaacacatacacacacacacccccaaactcacacacacacacacacacacacacacacacacactctctacaagGTGACTATGCTAGAGACATGGTGTTACAAATAAGCagtagagattttttttattttcttttttttcaagataCCAAATAAAAATCACTTATTCCAATAATGCCAAGTCATCTGCTAGAAAATGGTGTCATGTTTTGGCTTGATCACACAATATTTCTGatagtaaaaaaacaaaacaaaaaacaaacaaacaaaaaaaacaaaaagatgaaacaCTAGAACTTATACAAAGCGTGTTGCATGCCAGTTCTGACACTGTTTTGCTAACACTATGCTTACAAACTAGACATCAAAACTTAACTCTAGTTTACAGGGTCActgatggggaaaaaagcatcaaaatgtaaaaagactTGTAAAAGGAAGTGGGCTCATCCAACTTCACTACTTACACCATGGCCATAGACAGAGCACCTTACATTTTTATATCCGACTCTCTCTTACTGCCCTACTTTGACTTCTCACTCAGATTGACACATTGATATGTTCTTGTATTTGTAAAATCCACACTTGTATTATGTGTTTAAAATTAGGTCATGTgattctcttttccttttttgtacaAAATATTTTGGCCCCACTCATTTTCTGGTAATATTCCTCAATAACTGATATTATTTCATTCTACGGTCTGAAATTTGGCATTGAACAGGGAAAGAATTATTACCACACGTTACATAATAAATACAACCATCTTtagagaagaatgaaagaactACTCTAGAAAGTACCACCATACAACAAAGAAATCAACAGCTCTTAACAGATAAAGGGATTTTGCATAGGGCAAAGCAATCCAGGGCCTGGCTAAAGTTGGCTGAATCTCACAAATCTGGCACTAATAAGTAATGTTTGTATGAGTAAGTAATTGCTAATTAGACAGTAACAGACTTGACTAAAACATCTGCACCACCTTTTACCACACAAGGTGATGCAATGTCAGCCAGCTCATGTCTCCTATTACAATCTCTCCATCACCATAAATATACTTGATACACCTCTTGATATAGtgcaaaacttttttctttttttttttccatatgagTAATTGCATATGCTGTTCACTTCTAATAATATAAGGTGCTGGTTTTAGAAGCTCATAAACCCCCTCaagatgattttcttttttttctttttttttttttaaatcatccagattattgaggggaaaaaaatgttttgagacaTTTCTACAATGTAGCTTGAAAAAGGTCAATACTTAGCAAGGTGAGAGTTAAAACTTTTCCAGCTCTGCGAATAAATTATTTCGACAGAGAACTCTAGATATGTGTGTTCCACAAGTCCACAGAGACAGGCTACAGGATATCTGTGTGATCAAAGAAGAAATGGCAGAGTGCCTGTTTTGGGAGCCATTTCTgcatatttataaaacatttgttgGCGCACACCACATCTTCAGCTTATCAAGCCTCTGGCTCCATCAGAGCTGACAACTCTCAGATTACGAGCTGTGATTTAGGAAACTGCAGCTAACGCTAGCAGAGATCAATCTTAGTTCTGAATACGCAGCTTAAATTGTACGACGACTGTCAGATAtcacgaaggaaaaaaaaaaaaaaaaaaaatcaagagaaagTCTACGAGGCAATAGACTTCAATGGCACCAGATGCAGCCTCTGAATGGATAAGTGGTAGAAAATTCACCATTACTGATCATTAAGTGACAGACCCCCGAAATGAACGCACCAATGGCTCTACACGCTCAAGCCAAGTCAAAGATACACATTATGCAGGATTACGGAGCACAAGCATATCATCATTAGTTCAAGAAAGTTTTAGCCCCAAAAAaggccatttctctctctggttctctctctctctctccctctcagattGCGTAATTATGAAGAAATGACCAGCGTGGTGATGTTACCATAATATAAGAAACAGGTAACAAGAGGTAGGACACCAGGCCATTTCTACACAATTACACCCATAATTTTCAATAGTTTAGAGGTTCCTGCTTCAAAAACTGACAGGACTTGCACCATCACAACTGCTATTCAAAGTGTATCCACATTAACATGTTGCGACACcagcgccaaaaaaaaaaaaagaaaaaaaaagaaagagacaacgAAACAAAACCCTCTCATGTCAAGTATTTGAGTGAAAATTAAAATGCCCTTTTAACACAGTCAGTCGGATTTGAGACAGTTTACAAGTtatgtgaaattaaaatgatggATGATCATGGATGAGGGGAaaatgttggggttttttttgttttttttaatcatttaaccAGATAGTGGACTGGACCTCTCTGATCAGTCCATTGTTCTTAAGGTGACattatagaaaagaaaaaacaaaacaaaacttatttTTCAATATAATccatatttcacaaaaaactCTAGCACCTACAATTACAATGTCCATTTGTGCTTCAGTTACTGTTGGACATTAATATTGAGAACACTTGTATATCGTTTGGCTAAGAGGAAAAATTGTAATTTAATATTGTACAAAGATGTCCAATTGTTTGCAATAATAAAAATAGAATATTCTACATGCTAATACTGCTGCAAGAGGTAAGGGAAATTGTACTATGCACACTAATAAAAGCACCGAGCTCAAAAAATTACTACATTACAAATAATCTTAATTCATCACTTATATACAAAAACTAAAATCTCCTGGTTAAGAATGCATAGTTAGAAAGAGAGTTAAAAATTTACCCAATCTAAGTTATTTGTACCCCAGGttaaaatgttatgattatcaGGAGGAATAATGTTCAAAAGATTACTATTAGACCTTAACAATTGTTTTAGAAGGCATTTAAATGTTTGCATTAAAATAAAGGTATACATACAGGTACACAGTATATTGCGCCTCAATGTATGCTCAATGTGGGTCAATAATATTTTTCAATACATCCTAAATCCCCAGATGCCATgcaataaaaactgaaaaccatTGTTCTTTAACCCAAACCCCATGACATTACAGAGCTTCTCTTTATAATTACTATTTAAAAATGGGGTGATCTAAGAAAAGTATCTGTACTGAAACATCAATAGGAAAggcttcagagagagaattaaGGTGCATACCACAGatgttccttgtgtgtgttgcaaATGTGGTTCAGTATCTTTAGTTCAAAATACCATCCCATGTCCCAAAAGAGCTCCACATAATGTCTAGTATGTGACTGACTACACCACAACTTCTCATGTCACCAGCTTGTCAGAATGAGTTTTGCTGATGAACAGGAGATGAGGAGCTTCActctgtgcatgcatgcagttGAGAATTTTTAACCAAACCCTTCTACACAAGCAAACAGCACAGCAACAGTTTACAAATCCAGTCCTGCGTACCTCTGACAGTCTAGCTTTTTGCTCCAGCTCAATATTGGCATAAGTAAAATCAGGTGAATTTCATTGTGTGAGATCAACTTGGTCCTGTcatgaaagacacacaaacagaactcaaTATGACTAAACTGGAACAAAACGCAGCAGGACAGGATTAGTAAACCACTGCCTTACAGAGTTAGAAAAGTCATTAACAAGGCTCTGTAGACCCTTTCCATTTTGCAATTGATACTGAACTGGACAGACTGATGCTAGCTTTGAATCATCACTACTGGAAACCATGTATTTGTGATGCTTCAAACTAGTTACATggcttaaaagaaaaatcatcaaAAGGAAAAAGGGCAGGCATAAGCCTTTCTCATAATGGAAGTAAATGCCAAGTGTCAGAGAATATTATTATGATCATTTGAAGGACAAGTGTAAAAGTATAAATGCTAATTCATAAAAACGACTAGGTCATTTAAAATAGGGCTATGGTGCTAACACAAGATACTGaatgtttccttttaaaagactggattggccaaaaaaaaaaggagattcCTCAGGAGAGTATCTTGGCTCAGAAAGTATGGATGGTGTCAGAAATGGGAACCAGTCCCATGTGATTAGCTATCACCTATCATCACAAATGGCCCAGACAAACTGATTGTCAGAATGATCCACTCAAAAAGAGAAGTAAGTcatgaaaaagaatgaactgAATTCATTTGCCATGGTCACATCTACCACACATTCTTTGATGTGTCCCTACGAGGCACCGTAAAGATCTTCTTGTCGCGCTTAGCGATACAGTTCTGGATGCTAACATGAGATCTCTTTCAATGCATATCAATCATGTCACTAAAGGACAAATACAGTAGGTCAACTGAGCCCAAAGACCGATAGCAAATGTCACcaaaataaaattcatatttCTACATATAAATGAAACGCACAACTGATTAAGTACTTGTGTCCTGAAGTACCCCTGTGGTCAGTGCACTTTACTTTGCTCATAAATAGTCAAGTTGTGGAAAAGTGACCATATAAAGAAACAGATATCTGTTCACAAACCCTGCACGTGATTATTTTCCTTCTGTTCCTTCTCCAAACATATGGGTCTAATGTCTACATAGAAACAACTAGAGTCTTCACATCCGTAAAAAGGTATGATAATAATACTGTCAGATGCAACAATGAATGTCAGTGTAAAAGATTTCTGGATTCTTTTTGTTATTCTATGTAAACATTTACCCCTAATTCATGAATATAACCATGTAATGACATAGAAAACATACCCAACCCCCTTAAAAATACAGATCACATCTTTCAGGTTAATATTTTAGGTGTTTGTACtgatggaggagagacaggggcTTCAAAAAAATTTGGGTTTATATATTAATTGCTCCTGTGTGGAAAATAAACCCTTAAGAAGGATAATCTTCAAATTTGCCATTTGACAACAGAACTGAGGggtcacacactgaaaacacacatgcgtacacacacacacacacacacaaacacacacacaccgtattCTTGGTAGTGGAAAAGCTTTGTGTGAATGGCAGCTCATCCTGGGTGGTGTTCAGGCGAAATACATGGTGCGCAGTGTGTCCTGGTGAATCTGCACGGCTTTGGCCAGGGCCTGCTGGTCTCGGCCGTTGCTCTGCCCGGATGTGTGGCTACCCTCAGCACTGCCAGAACACAAAGAGCCAAGGGTGACATTTTAATGCATCACTGCACAACTagagagacacacccacatTTACGCTCTTGTTCACGTTGTTAAAACCAAAAACCCTTCGTTTCTTTTAGTGGGATTTACAATGtaaagctttgttttgcttttcactGCTCTTGATGACCCGTTGAGAAGAGAATCCTGTCCAACATTGTCTGAGACTGAAGTAAGAATCACTATCAAATTTATGGGGCATCTCTAAAATGATTTGCATTACCTAATCCTCCCAATTAATAAACCAACTTTCTATTTATTAACTCTTGAAGATGAAAAcacttgtgtttctgtatccaggatgagagagagagagagtttggaagCATAGCATTCCACAAACCTGTCATGCTCCTTATCCACTAGATGGTAGCGGGCGCGGAACGCCACCAGGTGCGCATAGTAGGCTGGTGCAGGGATTGACACGGAGCGGGTGCAGCGCACGTAAGTGTGGCACAGCTGGTAAGTGAGAACCTGCAGCTCATCAGAGGTGAACTGGTTGTCGTCCCACAGCACGTGGTAGTGAGATGGCCTGCTGGTTCCCTGTGAGGAGCAACGGTGCCAAATATCTTAAAAACACCGACTTTTCTCGCCTCAGTCATAGCAGATCACTGCCTCTCAAACATCAATATTCaaataacgaaaaaaaaaaccacacaacaaaGTCAGCTTGCTGGACACAGATCATTTGATTCTCCCACCAGAATTCAGAGATGAAATGTCAATATTACCAACAGTCAAAATCTATTTTAATGTGTAAAACTAGTCAATGATACATGACTAGTTCCTTTCAAGGCAGTTAGAAGTCAGAGGTCATAAGCTAACAGTACCTGAATGCCAGCGTGGCTACAGAGGTAAAAGTCGAACTCCGATGGATGGGTGATCTTGGTGTCAACTGTTGTGCCTGCAGGGATGTTGCCACTCTTTCCAACCTTAATGAAAAATCACAAGCCACGTAAGGCATCATAATACCCAGGTTACAAGGTTTTGAAATGCTGGTCAAATGTTTTAAGTCCAAACCAACCCTCTCATTCCTGTCCATGCAGAATAATCTAGTGTGGTGTCTCTTCTGAACCACAACAAAGGTGATGCCTGGTTGGTAGTCTTTCTCGAGCTTGATGCAGGCCTCACGAATTGCAAGTAACTCATGCTGGAGAACCTACAAATTAAATCGTAAAACAAacttaaacaaaacagactgcCATAAACAACATTTGATACTTtgaaaaatggataaaaaaatcATTCTCAAAACCTCTCTCCGACAATTTTCCTTCAGAGGAAGGAAGACCATAAATGAGAAGAAGTAGTGCTTTTGTCTGTCGGGATCTCACCTGGTTGAACTGGCCCTCTGAGATGCCGTCTCTGTAGTAGATGATGCGCGTGGGCTTGAAGCGGGTGGATTTGTAGAACTGGATCAGCAGCTCTCTCACCATAGCGGCCAGATCCTGAATGATGTCCTGGCGATGCTGCTGCACTCGCACTGTGGCACAGTAGCGGCTGGGGTGGGCATCCATGCTCCCTACCACCTACATCACACAGGAGATTGTTCAAACAATACAGcaccgtttaaaaaaaaaaaaccacaaacaaacctGACCATACATTAACTTTATCAAGATACCACTGAGGCAAGCCAAATGTAACATGAATCTCAGGGTGCAGTTTCAACCACTGACTCCAAGATCCACTGATGCAGACTAAACcatctcaacacaaacacactgacattttactgAGTGCAGACAGATTACAAAGGGAAAATGATGACGGTTTGTCTTACAGCAGCTATTGAAGGTTTCTTCCCATCTCCAGCCGGTGGGTGGGTCACATCAGCACCCAGAAAGATGACTGGCTGTTGGAACACCAAGGGCCTAGGAGGTAATCACCAGAAGAGCTTTACTTCAAGAACGAGTGTCTACAGATAGTGTGTTACTATAAACTGTCCGTATAGCATGTCCGTCATAGTATATATGTGTTACTCAAATGAGAGATGACACACTTGTTCCAACCCTAATGTACAGCAGATCCATTTATATCTGGACAGTTTTCAACAGCAAATTCAGTACTTCGTGTCTACATTTTTCAACCGACTTTCTATATATTGTTCTGTAcaatatatatgtgcgtgtgtgtgtgtgtgtatatatatatgtatgtatatatggagagaaagagagagagagagagagacagaagtgagTCAGTGAAGCCTCACCTGCCCTGTGGGAGGAGAATATTGTTGACTCCACCAAGCTTGACATTGATCTTCAGGCAGAGGTTGGAGAGGGTCTGTGGTGTGGTCTTCTGAACATTCTTCACTTGAACACACTGAGTGGCCATGCCTAATACAGTGTCACCGACACGCTTCACTTCAGCTGGAAGCATGAAAGAGACCATGAGAAATCAGAAGCACCAGAGAGCTACACACCTACAGAAATCACTGAAATCGCGTGACTGCTTTTCAGGGGTCACGAGAGAGCACCTACCGTAAACAGGGGTCTTGCCGGGCAGGATGACCACCACTAACTGCAGGCCTTGGTAAGTGTACTTCAGGTGCTTGAACATGGGCTCCACGCTGTCAGCACCCTGGGCATACTTACAAAAGCAGGGCTGTCCCTGAATGGGCATCCCAGCGTCACGAGAGATCTTACGCAGTTGGTCAGTGAAAGCTCTGCAGGCACACAGTTTATTTGAAGTTAATGGACCGGTATGACAGCAAAACAGTCGACTGTCATGTCATCTTCAAGACCCAGAAGTCTTAAACTGCTGGCACCACTGTACTGGATCCCTAACTTTGTGTCTGTAATGACGGAGTGCAACTTACTTGAGTAAGAGTTCAGTGCATTGCCTCTGTGGGGCAAAGCAGGCGATAGCCCACACTTTAATCTCAATCCCAGTGTGGAACTGCTTGTTTCTCATGTCCCATACTCCTTGGATTGGTGTGGCTATTGCTTTATTCTGGAAACAGATTAAGAAAGCCATTGCGTAAGACGTAAAAGAACGCTATGAGTAACATTTTGAACAGTGTTAACACATTCAGTCAGACACGTGACATTTTTCAGTGCAGTGTAACTCTTCCATACCCGTCCTCCATAAAGAATCGACGGGGCTTGGAGAACGCGGCCGTTCACCTCTGTCATTTCATCTCTCACCATGACCCCGAACTCACGGACGTAAGGATCGGTGTTAAAGTTGGCACTTCTCATCTACGACACGTAAAACATGCGGAGGGTTAAACGCATGAAGTCGAACCACTCAGCAGCAGGTATCTAAAGCTTCCTGTCGTATATATACCCAAACAGAGAGCTGGGCTCACCAGTTTGCTGATCTCATCCTGCCGATCGGGCGCAGACCTGGCTGTGGCACGGATCATTGTTGACGTTTGATTATCCGTCAGCTTCTTTATGCAACGCTGTCCAGCCACGATGTTACAGACCTGTCAGAGGAATcaaagtgacagacagagagagtaaaactaCAGGGAAGGAAGAGAAATTTCAAAAAATGAAGCGGTAAATAAAGGATTTGATTCTGACATACCTCCAGAGGAAGGTAGGTGTGTTTCTGCTCCTGGCCAACCTGTAAACAGGGCAGGTGGGGATATCGTAGCACcagtttgtatttgtctttgaaGTACTGCGCTACCGTGCATTCAATGGTCTGTCCATTCTCCTGCTGTAATGGGAACCTACAAGCACAAAGCAAACAGGCACGAATTCGACCGTCTTTGAATTCACACGGTCGTGTTTTGCATGTCAAATGAACTctgaaacattcacacactaaAAGTTTTAGTCATGCCTGTTTGTGATACAAGCACGACTATTCAACTTGAAGCAGAAGGACTTATGACTAAGCAGAGGTGGCGTCTTACGTCTGGTGGCTGGCCGGTCTCCGAGTTACATTACACACCCTGTATTTCCTCTTCATCTGCCCACAGTGTGTGATCTCTACTTTCAAACCTGTGGGTCATACAAAATAAGAGGCGTAATCAAAAGCCTCTGAGTGTCAAATTCATAACATC
This sequence is a window from Chanos chanos chromosome 12, fChaCha1.1, whole genome shotgun sequence. Protein-coding genes within it:
- the ago2 gene encoding protein argonaute-2 isoform X2; its protein translation is MYSSGAAGAPPSPSAQEYVFKPPQRPDFGTMGRTIKLQANFFEMEIPKLEVYHYDIDIKPEKCPRRVNREIVEHMVQHFKTQIFGDRKPVYDGRKNLYTAMPLPIGRDKVELEVTIPGEGKDRSFKVAIKWVSCVSLQALHEALSGRLPNIPFETIQALDVVMRHLPSMRYTPVGRSFFTPSEGCSNPLGGGREVWFGFHQSVRPSLWKMMLNIDVSATAFYKAQPVIEFMCEVLDFKSIEEQQKALTDSQRVKFTKEIKGLKVEITHCGQMKRKYRVCNVTRRPASHQTFPLQQENGQTIECTVAQYFKDKYKLVLRYPHLPCLQVGQEQKHTYLPLEVCNIVAGQRCIKKLTDNQTSTMIRATARSAPDRQDEISKLMRSANFNTDPYVREFGVMVRDEMTEVNGRVLQAPSILYGGRNKAIATPIQGVWDMRNKQFHTGIEIKVWAIACFAPQRQCTELLLKAFTDQLRKISRDAGMPIQGQPCFCKYAQGADSVEPMFKHLKYTYQGLQLVVVILPGKTPVYAEVKRVGDTVLGMATQCVQVKNVQKTTPQTLSNLCLKINVKLGGVNNILLPQGRPLVFQQPVIFLGADVTHPPAGDGKKPSIAAVVGSMDAHPSRYCATVRVQQHRQDIIQDLAAMVRELLIQFYKSTRFKPTRIIYYRDGISEGQFNQVLQHELLAIREACIKLEKDYQPGITFVVVQKRHHTRLFCMDRNERVGKSGNIPAGTTVDTKITHPSEFDFYLCSHAGIQGTSRPSHYHVLWDDNQFTSDELQVLTYQLCHTYVRCTRSVSIPAPAYYAHLVAFRARYHLVDKEHDSAEGSHTSGQSNGRDQQALAKAVQIHQDTLRTMYFA
- the ago2 gene encoding protein argonaute-2 isoform X1, yielding MYSSGAAGAAEMYEGPHTSGSVGSAPPSPSAQEYVFKPPQRPDFGTMGRTIKLQANFFEMEIPKLEVYHYDIDIKPEKCPRRVNREIVEHMVQHFKTQIFGDRKPVYDGRKNLYTAMPLPIGRDKVELEVTIPGEGKDRSFKVAIKWVSCVSLQALHEALSGRLPNIPFETIQALDVVMRHLPSMRYTPVGRSFFTPSEGCSNPLGGGREVWFGFHQSVRPSLWKMMLNIDVSATAFYKAQPVIEFMCEVLDFKSIEEQQKALTDSQRVKFTKEIKGLKVEITHCGQMKRKYRVCNVTRRPASHQTFPLQQENGQTIECTVAQYFKDKYKLVLRYPHLPCLQVGQEQKHTYLPLEVCNIVAGQRCIKKLTDNQTSTMIRATARSAPDRQDEISKLMRSANFNTDPYVREFGVMVRDEMTEVNGRVLQAPSILYGGRNKAIATPIQGVWDMRNKQFHTGIEIKVWAIACFAPQRQCTELLLKAFTDQLRKISRDAGMPIQGQPCFCKYAQGADSVEPMFKHLKYTYQGLQLVVVILPGKTPVYAEVKRVGDTVLGMATQCVQVKNVQKTTPQTLSNLCLKINVKLGGVNNILLPQGRPLVFQQPVIFLGADVTHPPAGDGKKPSIAAVVGSMDAHPSRYCATVRVQQHRQDIIQDLAAMVRELLIQFYKSTRFKPTRIIYYRDGISEGQFNQVLQHELLAIREACIKLEKDYQPGITFVVVQKRHHTRLFCMDRNERVGKSGNIPAGTTVDTKITHPSEFDFYLCSHAGIQGTSRPSHYHVLWDDNQFTSDELQVLTYQLCHTYVRCTRSVSIPAPAYYAHLVAFRARYHLVDKEHDSAEGSHTSGQSNGRDQQALAKAVQIHQDTLRTMYFA